Within Diospyros lotus cultivar Yz01 chromosome 15, ASM1463336v1, whole genome shotgun sequence, the genomic segment TTCAAGTCAGAGCTTAAACAAACAGAACATTGGATATTGACTTTCTATATCAGATTTTAATATCTTTCGAAGACTTGCAACGTTACTTATTGCCAAAGGTAACCAAAGTCAAATGAACCCATCGAATGAATCTTTAATTTCCCTTCCCAGACCCAACTTCTTATAAATGGAGCCTACCTCCTCCTCCTGCCTTCATGGCTTCATTGTACATATCAATCAGTTCACAGACAATATATACTTAGTTTCTTCACGATCATCAGAGCCATTAGATGAATCTTTAATTTCCCTTCCCAGCCCTATAAATGAAGACTTGCAAATTAAGTCTTATAAATGAAGACTTGCAACGTTGTTTATTGTCAAAGTCAACCAAAGTCAAATGATCATGAACTGGCATACCCATTAAATGAATCTTTAATTTCCCTTCCCAGCCCTAACTTCTTATAAATGGAGCCTACCTCCCCTCCTCCTCCTACTGCCTTCATTGTACATATCAATCAGTTCACAGACCATACATACTTTGTTTCTTCACGATCATCAGAGCCAGCCAAGACATGCAGGTATTGTGTCTCTCTTTCGTTCTAAAGTTAGGGATGTTTGAGGCTTTGCCTCGAATTTGTGGGACGAGACCCAATTGATCATACaaaatttggtttgattctACTTTACTGTTCGGTCAGTTCTAGATCTAGAGTTAGAATTTGACTTAGTTTCGTATAACATCTGAACCCTCAAACAACTATAGGGAGAAGGATCCATTACTTCTTCTCCTCCTATTTGAagtcaaaattatcaaaaacatTTGTTAATATCACTTCATTCTATACAATTTCTAACATGTGTTGGATTTGATGGAGCAGCAAAGGATTGTTATCAAGGTAAGAATGAAGTGCCAGAAGTGTCGGTCCAAGGCCATGACCATTGCAGCCTCAGCGGCTGGTAATTGATCAAGATCATATTAAGATTAAGACTCTGATGAAATGGTGTTTGCTTAATTAGTAGTCTTGCGTTGCTATGGTTTCAGGTGTGTTCTCCGTGAAATTTGAAGGGGAGGAGAAGGATGAAGTGGTGGTGATTGGGAATAGAGTTGACGCTGCCGCCCTGACGAGCTCGCTCAGGAAAAATGTTGGCCACGCAACCTTGGAAAAGGTGGAAGTCGTTGCTTAATTAGGAATGAACGTTACCTTTCTACTTGTGATCCAATAAGTATATATGTAGCTTCCATTGTTTCACATAGATTTCACATATAacaattttgaatttgacttGTAAACTATGTATCTTCTGCATATGTCTATCTATCTATGATCCCattaataaaaaagtaattttcaCAATTCGAACTTTGCGATCTTTAAATTACAAAAGAACAATTTTACCATCGCTAGAAAGACTCGTCATATCCAAACTTAGAGATGAAATGATGATAAAGAATATCATATACTTGgtgttaagaaaataaattatttatgatgATACATGTGTTTTAGATATTGACTTCAACAATTTTTAAGAGTCTCACATTCAATTACCACCGGAAGAATAACCCACTTGGGTCTTATTTTGATGTCACCATCATTTACTTGTATTTCAAGAATGATTGCTCTTAAATATGTCTAAATTTTGGgaccaaaaggtgaaatccctcgTATCGAAAGCTCTCGCAGTTCAACTCTTAAGATTTCTGCAGAAAAGTTAAATCACGGAACATAGTGACGAAATTCGAACACGAGACCTGTATCGACTATATAACGGCTAAATCCATGACTCTTTGGGACCAAAGCGTATACGTATACAGTCCAACCGCTAGCCTATGTCCGTGAAAACTTAAATATGCCTAAACTTGGACCATATATATACACTCCAAGGACACTTTATCTCTTATTAATGTAAAACATGACCCTATGCTCATTAGAGATAAAAAGTAAATGAGCCCACCATGAGCTGTAACAACAAATTAACATCACATTAATAGTTTCACTAAACCAATAATgtgataatgatatttttgaaattataagtaatttaacaaattatttatattcaCAGATGGAATTCAAAcctttcatattattttaattaaaaaaaatagacaaaatACACCAATTGCCCTTGAGATAACAAATTTACATTCGATGTCACtaacaattaaataaaagttgtaTTAATTTGCCCTCTAAGATTAAAGAAtgttaaacttttcaaaatgcTCTCTCTCATGCACACTTTTCATTCCTTCTGTCTCTTTATTTCCACTTATTTctatctcccccccccccccccctcgagTAATGCTATTCGGCCACCCTTCAGAGCCACCCTCAAAGCCATTCTTAGTTAAATTACAAATTACTAACATACCCTCAATTcacccttcctctctctctcactctcttctctctctctctcgctatcTCCCGCGCGACCCTTCCTCTcattcccctctctctctctcacacgctcgctttctttcttccctttccggtcgtctctctctctctctcatttcctctcgtttctctctttCCCGCCCGTGCGTCTCATTCATCTCCCCCATTGCAGTTTCTTCGTCTCCTCCATTGCAACAGCTCCggccgtctctctctctctcccgtccATCACACATCTCCATTGGCCCCGATGGAGAAAGAGGTAAGTTTTTTAAagtgatatatacatatatactcaCTATTTGAGTTTGACcgaaagtttaagcttagatctaagAAGATTcggccgttggatcttgctggttttggagtatgttggtcgatggggataggggtgtcgggtggttgcctctgatcgccaGAAACCGCCAACCACAGTGGCAAGTGGAAGTGTGTATATACACGTTATGGATTTGGTCGAAActttaagtttagatctacTTTTCAACGATCATCGTTAGTTGAGAAATCAAGACAAAAGCCTCAAGAACGAATGAGAGTATTAAGTGATTTATGTGTCTTCTGTGGACACTTGATTTAAGTCATTTTCTGTAAATGCtaaattgttttgttttgcaAGCTCTAAAAATTAACAAGTATGATTCTGAGCCTATGCTGCGGTCCTGTGGTATTTCAATTGGAAGTAACTTCACACAGGCTGAAGATAGCGTTCTTCTAGCTCCAAGGGTATCCGatgtttttttgcgttaatcgTAATCTTTGTTTTTAATCTGTTTTTTTCCCGTATAATTACAATTAGCTACTTTAATGTTTAGGCTAACTGTAGTTTTGACTGTTCCAGTTGAAAGTGGGAAATGGAGAAGACATCTTTCCACGCAATGGCAGGTGGAATTTTAATAATAAGGTGATCTTTATATCTCCTATCTGCAAGGtttccctttcattttctaaaatatctcATTCTTAGGCACTGTGGTTCACGAAACCTTCTTTGTTTTATAGTGTAGAAACTAGTGGACCCAAACAAAATAGAGCGGTGGGCTGTTGATGTGAAAGTAGCAAGCCCAGTATCAATATGCAAATAGTCAACATACAACTGATGGATAAAATACGTCCTGAGAGATGATATGCCAGCAGTTTTGTATATTATTAATTTGCCATAAGAGATTGTTTGGGTCAAGTGATGGCACATTTGAGTATACTTAATGCTTATCCCCATAAGAGATTGTTTTATGAAGTAGACTATTGGTGTAGGTTTTATACGCTCCAAATTTCAGTAAGATAGCCTTGTGAGAAGTTGCTCTGTTCAACACTCATATACCTATCACACTCAAGTTGCTATTCGGACATGTTTAATTGATCTGTTGGTTTATTGGAAGCTAATTTTGCCTTCTAAACTACAGAATCAAGTTGTggtcatttttgtatttgttgtaTTTCCACTACATTTGACCCTTTTCAGTTTTGGATCCATTTTGATTTACTTGTGTGTTGTCATAAATATGTTCTGAATCTTTCCAGGGATGGAGTAAGTGAATCGCAGTTCAACCAAGTTCTGAACATTGACAAGTAACTCTTTAATCTGCACACAATTTGTGAGAGAATACTACTCTTTTGATATGTGTTTTCTATTAGGGCACAACAAGACTGACCCATTACCATGTTCTATATGATGACGTTGGTTTTTCAGCAGATGATCTCCAGGAAGTAGTTCATTCGCAATCCCATGTGTAAGTGCACAATGTACAGTCATAAATGAGTAGCATCCTTTTAGTTGCTTGTGTGGGCAGAGTTGTAAACACTGTAGATACTTCtaaatgttgtttttattttgttttaggtATCAGAGAAGCACCACTGCAATTTCTGTAGGTGAGTTGGTCTTCCCATTCAAATCCATTTTGCCTTCTAACTTAGAGATGCCATTggttttttgcaaaaaaaaattattgtaaaggGAGTGTAGTATGAGACTAAAGTCTCATTATGATCCAGTaggttagaaaaaaaaaatgctcctATGTTTTGGTGCACAATTTCATGCAATTTATTATATGAAACCCTGAAACTTCTTTAACACGCTCTTCTACTCTTTCGCTTCTATTTGCAGTTGCTCCAGTATGCTACGCCCACTTGGCAGCAACTCAGGTGGGACAATTTATGAAGTTTGTTTGACGAAGGGTCTGAGACATCGTCGAGCCATGGTGGCACATCTGCTGGCCCTGTCCCAGTTTCGCAGTTGCCTTGACTACAAGAGAACGTGTCGGGTTCCATGTTCTTTTGTTAGACAACCCTGTGGTTGTATATATTGGCTTGGTCTTTTGGTTATGAGGAAAGCATTGAATCAGAAAACTGGGATCCTCTATGGTAGTTGAATgtaatttaacttatttttggCCTTTTTGGTGTCTTGTTCTGTTTGGTTAACAGTGGTTAGGTTGCTTGGTCATGTACCTTCGATATTTGTGATAGTTTTATGATTAGAGATTGCTATTGATACTTCTTGTGTCCCAATCATGTCTATTTTGGGTGATAGTTGTGGAGGCTCTAAATTGTTCAGCTCTTAatttgttcatatggaatgaggatattgttggaaatgtatgccctaaagacatgttttgtttaatttatggtaatgatgtttcttttattcagttcatggcacatatattatttgcatttaattgttagaaaagtgtccatgctattaagtaagtgattcatgtgatgggtcgttcttcacagttaggcatgaatcatgggtacttaatatgcaagaaaaatattactcttgatcttttgatagaactgggcattctatcatgataagatcattgtgcaatagattctaatggaggatggcttgccttagccagtaaacagtccgtttactctaattgtacaagcgcatttggaatgcgtagagtggacttGTGATAGAAgttaatgacaaagtactaattatcatggagctagtctatcactgctactacgtggacgagtactctaatacttgagtattagttggtggtctagtgaacctagagctatattcttagattcactgtaggtgaggtctatcaaagatcaataaccttttgagttgggagtatggtttctaattagctaagacagactaatacaagatagtttctgtgattcacccccttgtgattgtccaagaataatcaaataatccagggccctgggaacgtgacttaagagtgtgtgcttctgggtagctcccagtgataagcaagtacattcgagtagtcacggattattggactagtgatctaaggatggtagaaatcatttagagaggtgttagtacattattcctttctagatgatgggtgttacgcagaggggtattttcgtcattacactagtaggtcaaagacatggcatatgcaaaattattcgtggggtcagtgttaccatatggtgatagttggaacacttagaatgacaaaatatagctactaggtagcagggatattttggtcattttagtagccgtgaataatttgtcttttggtccccggggtagctcgatgtaactcatgtattttttaatacatttggcttgttgggtgaattacattgagagagaattattttattcaggatggtccataattaattgggctagaataaaataatagttcattagtttaattaattgaattgggctaacccaattagaaaattaattaaatggacttggcccattagggtttggcccactagggttttaaccctagggttctccctatatatatctctctttggttgttttttcatctaaggtcgtttttgctcttcttcaccgaaagagaggccacgagttcgagtcatactccggaagatcgaaagagtgATTTTGAGTTctaatgcgaaggagccgaaggattgcaggacagccgtcgtctccactacGAGAAGAAGTTCCCACTCATCCTGCTCCTATcactccattccgtccggtaatccgccgaaaaagtaagtctcctagattcttatcaatacgaggaacattttttattaaaatgcttctgttgcatgcttttgta encodes:
- the LOC127791435 gene encoding heavy metal-associated isoprenylated plant protein 47-like isoform X2 is translated as MQQRIVIKVRMKCQKCRSKAMTIAASAAGVFSVKFEGEEKDEVVVIGNRVDAAALTSSLRKNVGHATLEKVEVVA
- the LOC127791435 gene encoding heavy metal-associated isoprenylated plant protein 47-like isoform X3, giving the protein MQQRIVIKVRMKCQKCRSKAMTIAASAAGVFSVKFEGEEKDEVVVIGNRVDAAALTSSLRKNVGHATLEKVEVVA